In a genomic window of Roseiflexus castenholzii DSM 13941:
- a CDS encoding energy-coupling factor ABC transporter ATP-binding protein, whose protein sequence is MLRSDLTVNASLSVDHTPLLLIDDLHFAYPDGRVALRGVHLRIARGEKVALVGPNGAGKSTLLLHLNGVLRGNGRIEVAGLPVSERTLSQVRARVGLVFQNPDDQLFSPTVFEDVAFGPLHMGLAARDVQARVERALALVGMSTYRERHPYHLSMGEKKRIAIATVLAMEPEILAFDEPSAGLDPRARRGLIRLLRDLPLTMLVSTHDMAMVQELCDRMIIMDEGRIVADGTAATMLDDEALLEAHGLETPWKERGVRD, encoded by the coding sequence ATGCTGCGCTCCGATCTTACGGTTAATGCATCGCTTTCCGTCGACCATACGCCGCTGCTGCTGATCGACGATCTGCACTTCGCCTATCCCGATGGGCGTGTGGCGCTTCGTGGCGTTCATTTGCGCATTGCGCGCGGTGAGAAGGTGGCGCTGGTTGGACCGAACGGCGCCGGCAAGAGCACGCTGCTATTGCACCTCAACGGTGTTCTGCGCGGCAACGGGCGCATCGAAGTCGCTGGCTTGCCGGTGAGTGAGCGTACCCTGTCGCAAGTGCGCGCGCGAGTCGGTCTTGTGTTTCAAAATCCCGATGACCAGTTATTTTCACCGACGGTCTTTGAGGATGTGGCGTTCGGTCCGTTGCACATGGGGCTTGCGGCGCGCGACGTGCAGGCGCGGGTCGAACGAGCGCTGGCGCTGGTCGGGATGAGTACGTATCGCGAGCGGCATCCATACCATTTGAGCATGGGGGAAAAGAAGCGCATCGCGATTGCGACGGTGCTGGCGATGGAACCGGAGATTCTGGCGTTCGACGAGCCTTCCGCCGGTCTCGACCCGCGCGCCCGCCGTGGATTGATCCGTTTGCTGCGCGATTTGCCGCTGACCATGCTGGTTTCGACGCATGATATGGCGATGGTTCAGGAACTTTGCGATCGGATGATTATCATGGACGAAGGGCGCATCGTCGCTGATGGCACAGCGGCGACGATGCTCGACGACGAGGCGCTGCTCGAGGCGCATGGTCTG
- the tatA gene encoding twin-arginine translocase TatA/TatE family subunit, which produces MPTLGVGELVIILIIVLLLFGASRITGVASALGGSIKAFRKAVRDDDEVPANKVEANDSTDKKAETKA; this is translated from the coding sequence ATGCCAACGCTAGGAGTCGGCGAGCTGGTTATCATTCTGATCATTGTCCTGTTGTTGTTCGGCGCTTCGCGCATCACCGGCGTCGCAAGCGCGCTCGGCGGCAGCATCAAGGCATTCCGTAAAGCCGTGCGCGACGACGATGAAGTTCCCGCCAATAAGGTTGAGGCGAACGACTCAACCGACAAGAAGGCTGAGACAAAGGCATAG
- the obgE gene encoding GTPase ObgE translates to MAGEFYDSARIFVQAGDGGDGAATFRREKYVPRGGPDGGDGGRGGHVYLVADPGLNTLLPFRERTRFIAERGGNGGRSRKHGRNGRDVFIRVPVGTVARTVIDGETYSVDLDAPGLRLLAARGGRGGLGNVHFATSSYQVPRIAELGEPGERREIELELKLLADVGLIGFPNAGKSTLLSVISAARPKIAPYPFTTLQPNLGVVEVGEYSFVVADIPGLIEGAHRGVGLGFSFLRHIERTRLLIHIIDAAGVDGRDPVNDFSAINEELRLYQPALAQRPQVVALNKADLPEAQANLKRLRAAIPVSEQDLFVISAATREGVDALLQRVAERLREMPAPHRAPRDETLTWPVPEVDERLYTIERTGDGWRVRGRRIERLISMTNFAQPDAIMRIQRVLEASGIGAALQEAGIQNGDVLYIEQAAFDWEDGAITYRMPGVS, encoded by the coding sequence ATGGCTGGTGAGTTTTATGACTCCGCGCGAATCTTCGTGCAGGCTGGCGATGGCGGCGATGGCGCTGCGACCTTCCGCCGCGAGAAGTATGTGCCGCGCGGCGGACCGGACGGCGGCGATGGCGGGCGCGGCGGTCACGTCTATCTGGTCGCCGATCCGGGGCTTAACACGCTGCTGCCCTTTCGTGAACGCACCCGCTTCATCGCAGAGCGCGGCGGAAACGGCGGAAGGTCGCGCAAACATGGACGCAATGGGCGCGATGTGTTCATTCGCGTGCCGGTTGGGACGGTTGCGCGCACCGTTATTGACGGCGAGACGTACAGCGTCGATCTCGACGCGCCGGGGCTGCGGCTGCTCGCAGCGCGCGGCGGGCGCGGCGGATTAGGGAATGTCCATTTTGCCACCTCGAGTTATCAGGTTCCACGTATCGCCGAGCTCGGCGAACCGGGTGAACGCCGTGAGATCGAACTCGAACTCAAACTTCTTGCCGATGTTGGGCTGATCGGTTTCCCCAATGCCGGCAAATCCACGTTATTGTCGGTGATCAGCGCGGCGCGCCCAAAAATTGCACCCTATCCGTTCACAACCTTGCAACCAAATCTCGGGGTTGTGGAAGTCGGCGAGTATTCGTTTGTTGTGGCGGACATTCCCGGATTGATCGAAGGCGCACATCGCGGCGTCGGGTTGGGGTTCAGTTTTCTGCGCCATATCGAGCGAACCCGCCTGCTCATTCACATCATTGATGCGGCAGGGGTCGATGGGCGCGATCCGGTGAACGATTTTTCTGCGATCAACGAAGAGTTGCGCCTTTATCAACCCGCACTGGCGCAACGGCCACAGGTGGTTGCGCTGAATAAAGCCGATCTGCCGGAAGCGCAGGCGAACCTGAAACGACTGCGCGCTGCCATTCCGGTGTCGGAGCAGGATCTGTTCGTGATCTCGGCGGCGACACGAGAAGGCGTGGACGCACTGTTGCAGCGCGTTGCTGAGCGTCTGAGAGAGATGCCTGCACCACACCGCGCACCGCGCGATGAAACGCTCACCTGGCCCGTACCGGAGGTGGATGAACGCCTTTACACCATCGAGCGAACGGGAGATGGCTGGCGCGTGCGCGGGCGTCGCATTGAACGCCTGATTTCGATGACCAATTTCGCCCAACCGGACGCGATTATGCGGATTCAGCGCGTGCTCGAGGCGAGCGGCATTGGGGCAGCGTTGCAGGAGGCAGGCATTCAGAACGGTGATGTGCTGTATATCGAACAAGCGGCGTTCGATTGGGAGGACGGCGCAATAACCTACCGCATGCCTGGCGTCAGTTGA
- a CDS encoding sugar transferase yields the protein MKKTTEATTAASVARAPFPIRRRRNAPSGALLPLFDICLILAGFAIAYWMRYELDWPPPFDQLVREVQAQNFVPLSAFAPFALLLAALLMVQFAMRGLYRLPRTAGVLDHSSIIVGSTTTGIAILIVVVFLYKPSEFYSRLIFAFAWGTIIALLVGWRAVLISIRRWRWVRGIDRERVLVVGNTGLGREVMESLVAQPDLGYALVGFLDDRERAPNRRTLHFRQIGRISDLETCLRGGDIDLVILALPFWEHHRLPDLVATCRYAGVEFCVVPDLYELSFDRIDIGNLGGIPLIGLKAVSLRGWNLVVKRAMDLALTLLTLPLVIPLGVAIAIIVRLDSPGSAIFRQRRIGRDGRPFICYKFRTMVIDAEERKAELAALNEADGPLFKMRNDPRMTRVGRVLRRYSLDELPQLWNILRGEMSWVGPRPATPEEVAQYEDWHYRRLTVVPGLTGLSQVLGRSDISFDEMVRLDIFYTENWTPGMDLRILLQTIPVVISGRGAY from the coding sequence GTGAAAAAAACAACTGAGGCGACGACCGCCGCATCCGTCGCTCGTGCTCCTTTTCCAATCCGTCGTAGACGAAACGCGCCTTCCGGCGCGCTGCTCCCCCTCTTCGACATCTGCCTGATTCTCGCCGGTTTTGCCATCGCCTACTGGATGCGCTATGAACTCGATTGGCCTCCGCCGTTCGATCAACTGGTGCGCGAGGTGCAGGCGCAGAACTTTGTGCCGCTCAGCGCCTTTGCGCCATTTGCGCTCCTGCTGGCTGCGCTCCTGATGGTTCAGTTCGCCATGCGCGGGCTGTATCGCCTGCCGCGCACCGCCGGCGTGCTCGACCACAGCAGCATCATCGTCGGCTCAACCACAACCGGTATCGCCATTCTGATCGTTGTGGTCTTTCTGTATAAGCCTTCGGAATTCTACTCGCGCTTGATCTTTGCATTTGCCTGGGGAACCATTATTGCGCTCCTCGTCGGATGGCGCGCCGTGTTGATCAGCATACGCCGCTGGCGCTGGGTGCGCGGCATCGACCGTGAACGGGTGCTGGTGGTCGGCAACACCGGTCTGGGGCGCGAGGTGATGGAGAGCCTGGTGGCGCAACCCGATCTGGGGTATGCGCTCGTCGGTTTTCTCGATGATCGGGAGCGGGCGCCCAACCGGCGAACCTTGCATTTTCGACAGATTGGACGAATCAGCGATCTCGAAACCTGTCTGCGCGGCGGGGATATCGATCTGGTCATCCTGGCGTTGCCGTTTTGGGAGCATCATCGCCTGCCCGACCTGGTGGCAACCTGTCGCTACGCAGGGGTCGAGTTCTGTGTCGTTCCCGATCTCTACGAGTTGAGTTTCGACCGCATCGATATCGGCAACCTGGGCGGTATTCCGCTGATTGGCTTGAAGGCGGTCTCGCTGCGCGGCTGGAACCTGGTGGTCAAACGAGCCATGGATCTGGCATTGACGCTGCTGACGTTGCCGCTGGTGATCCCACTGGGAGTGGCGATTGCGATCATCGTGCGCCTCGACTCGCCTGGATCGGCGATTTTCCGGCAGCGTCGGATCGGGCGTGATGGACGCCCGTTCATCTGTTATAAGTTTCGCACGATGGTGATCGATGCCGAGGAGCGCAAAGCCGAACTCGCTGCGTTGAATGAAGCCGATGGTCCACTCTTCAAAATGCGGAACGACCCGCGGATGACCCGCGTCGGGCGCGTGCTGCGACGTTACAGCCTGGATGAACTGCCGCAGTTGTGGAATATTCTGCGCGGTGAAATGAGTTGGGTGGGTCCGCGTCCGGCAACGCCGGAAGAAGTCGCGCAGTATGAAGACTGGCATTACCGCCGGTTAACGGTTGTGCCCGGTCTGACGGGACTATCGCAGGTGTTGGGGCGCAGTGATATTTCGTTCGACGAAATGGTGCGCCTCGACATCTTTTACACTGAAAACTGGACACCCGGCATGGATCTGCGTATTCTGCTGCAAACGATTCCGGTCGTTATCTCCGGGCGTGGGGCGTATTGA
- a CDS encoding UDP-glucuronic acid decarboxylase family protein, whose product MRVLITGGAGFLGSHLCDRFLAEGHTVVAMDNLITGNTDNIAHLAGHPRFSFIKHDVTNYIFVEGPLDAILHFASPASPVDYLELPIQTLKVGALGTHKALGLAKDKKARFLLASTSEVYGDPQVHPQPETYYGHVNPIGPRGVYDEAKRFAEAMTMAYHRYHGVETRIVRIFNTYGPRMRLRDGRVVPNFIQQALRGEPLTIYGDGSQTRSFQYVDDLVEGVYRLLFSNEVEPVNIGNPGEFTIKAFAELVNALTDNKAGVVYKDLRTQDDPQVRQPDIAKARRILGWEPRVSLEEGLRRTIPWFREELRKRGELP is encoded by the coding sequence ATGCGTGTACTGATCACCGGCGGCGCCGGCTTTCTTGGTTCTCATTTGTGTGATCGATTCCTGGCGGAAGGTCATACCGTCGTGGCGATGGACAATCTGATTACCGGCAACACCGACAATATTGCCCATCTTGCCGGTCATCCGCGCTTCAGTTTCATCAAGCACGACGTGACGAACTATATTTTTGTCGAGGGTCCGCTCGATGCCATTTTGCACTTCGCCTCACCCGCCTCACCGGTCGATTATCTGGAGTTGCCGATTCAAACGCTGAAAGTCGGCGCACTCGGCACGCACAAGGCATTGGGGCTGGCAAAGGATAAAAAAGCGCGCTTCCTGCTCGCTTCGACTTCAGAAGTGTACGGCGATCCACAGGTGCATCCGCAACCTGAAACATACTACGGACACGTCAATCCCATTGGTCCACGTGGTGTGTACGATGAAGCCAAGCGCTTCGCCGAGGCGATGACCATGGCGTACCATCGCTATCACGGCGTCGAGACGCGCATTGTACGCATTTTCAACACCTATGGTCCGCGCATGCGTCTCCGCGATGGTCGGGTGGTGCCCAATTTCATTCAGCAAGCATTGCGCGGCGAGCCGCTGACCATTTATGGAGATGGCTCGCAAACGCGATCATTTCAATATGTCGATGATCTGGTGGAAGGGGTCTATCGCCTGCTCTTTTCCAACGAAGTCGAGCCGGTCAATATTGGCAATCCCGGCGAGTTTACCATTAAAGCGTTCGCCGAACTGGTCAATGCGTTGACCGACAACAAGGCTGGTGTGGTGTACAAAGATCTGCGCACACAGGACGATCCGCAGGTGCGTCAGCCGGACATTGCGAAGGCGCGCAGGATTCTGGGGTGGGAGCCGCGCGTCAGCCTCGAAGAAGGGTTGCGTCGCACCATTCCATGGTTTCGTGAAGAACTGCGGAAACGCGGAGAACTGCCGTGA
- a CDS encoding O-antigen ligase family protein, with protein MHGLRAIAPSLRTTITLWLVAVALGILLARTPLDTLALMAGAALALILALVHPVLAVGMAALSVPVQELITLPGGLSVTQMTVLLALGGWLFHTLARAEQRMLPTDLLLLWGGVLFALLLSASVTPYSRTEALRETARWMVAAGVWMAAASTITRRWHIIYLLACLLIAPAVCAGIGIVQFATGDGPPTFRIAPDLPYVRAYGTIGQPNSFAGYLNMAWPLALALAMVTANSARQSGVRRCLAATGRWMLVVVVWGVVGVLLTALMMSFSRGAWIGAAIGVTGMALSLGRRALPALLGLVAVGVAVVLLAIVGALPEALMTRLASVWQSVAWFDAAAVTVTPENFAVVERMAHLQAGWEMFRSAPLFGVGPGNYSVAYPEFAVGGWYASRGHAHNYYLHMAAETGIIGIVAYLALLGGVIRQALRALRRTTDPILYGATVGGCGIIAAVAGHNLFENLHVLNFGIQLAVVWAVIGAIAHCTEDIQSQCAIS; from the coding sequence ATGCACGGACTTCGCGCAATCGCTCCTTCCCTGCGAACGACCATCACGCTCTGGCTGGTCGCCGTCGCTCTGGGGATACTGCTGGCGCGCACTCCGCTCGATACGCTTGCACTGATGGCGGGTGCGGCGCTGGCGCTCATTCTGGCGCTGGTGCATCCGGTCCTGGCAGTTGGTATGGCGGCGCTGTCGGTGCCGGTGCAGGAGCTGATTACCCTTCCGGGCGGGCTATCGGTTACACAGATGACGGTGCTGTTGGCGCTGGGGGGCTGGTTGTTCCATACTCTGGCGCGCGCTGAACAGCGCATGCTTCCAACCGATCTCTTGCTTCTATGGGGTGGGGTGCTCTTCGCACTGCTGCTCTCTGCCAGTGTGACGCCGTATTCGCGCACGGAAGCGCTGCGCGAGACGGCACGCTGGATGGTTGCGGCAGGCGTCTGGATGGCGGCTGCGAGCACGATCACCCGGCGCTGGCATATCATCTACCTGCTGGCATGTCTGTTGATCGCTCCGGCAGTGTGCGCCGGCATTGGCATCGTGCAGTTCGCAACCGGCGATGGTCCGCCGACCTTTCGGATCGCGCCCGATCTGCCATATGTGCGCGCCTATGGCACAATTGGACAGCCGAACTCATTTGCGGGATACCTGAACATGGCATGGCCCCTGGCGCTTGCGCTGGCGATGGTAACCGCCAATAGCGCCCGGCAGAGCGGCGTTCGGCGGTGCCTGGCCGCTACGGGGCGCTGGATGTTGGTGGTCGTCGTGTGGGGAGTCGTCGGGGTGTTGCTGACGGCGTTGATGATGTCGTTCTCGCGTGGTGCGTGGATCGGCGCCGCAATTGGGGTGACAGGCATGGCGCTAAGCCTGGGCAGGCGCGCGCTGCCGGCGCTCCTGGGACTGGTGGCGGTTGGCGTGGCAGTGGTGTTGCTCGCCATTGTGGGCGCGCTCCCCGAAGCGCTGATGACGCGCCTGGCGAGCGTCTGGCAGAGTGTGGCATGGTTCGATGCGGCGGCAGTGACGGTGACACCAGAGAACTTCGCAGTCGTCGAGCGAATGGCGCACCTCCAGGCAGGGTGGGAGATGTTTCGTTCCGCACCGCTGTTCGGCGTTGGTCCTGGCAATTACTCTGTCGCATATCCAGAGTTTGCCGTTGGCGGATGGTATGCGAGTCGCGGGCATGCCCACAATTACTACCTGCACATGGCAGCGGAAACAGGAATAATCGGCATAGTGGCATACCTGGCGCTCCTCGGCGGAGTGATCCGGCAGGCATTGCGCGCGCTTCGACGCACAACCGATCCCATTTTGTACGGCGCAACCGTCGGCGGATGTGGTATCATCGCAGCAGTAGCAGGGCATAATCTGTTCGAGAACCTGCACGTACTCAATTTTGGCATTCAACTCGCGGTCGTATGGGCGGTGATCGGCGCGATTGCGCACTGTACTGAAGACATTCAATCACAATGCGCTATCTCATAA
- a CDS encoding NAD-dependent epimerase/dehydratase family protein, which yields MRYLITGGAGFIGSHLSEALLARGDQVVCIDNFNDYYDPVRKRRNIARALAHPGYTLVEADFRDAEIMDRVFAQYRPQRVAHIGAMAGPRPSMRNPALYEEVNVRGTLTILETAARYEVEGLVLASTSSVYGMSPTPWSEESPTDRPLSYYAATKKAAEVLAYTAHRQYGMPIRIVRFFTVYGPRGRPDMTPHLFVDAMVAGKSITLFNGGMGVYRDWTYVDDIVSGVVAALDAGYAFDIFNLGHSSPVQLIDFVTALERVTGLCARIVAQPLPAADPPITYARIDKATRMLGFQPCTPLEEGLARFWEWYRSEHGA from the coding sequence ATGCGCTATCTCATAACGGGTGGAGCAGGATTCATCGGCAGTCACCTGAGCGAGGCGTTGCTGGCGCGCGGCGATCAGGTGGTGTGCATCGACAATTTCAACGACTATTACGATCCGGTTCGGAAGCGACGCAATATCGCGCGCGCGCTGGCGCACCCCGGCTATACGCTGGTCGAGGCGGATTTTCGAGACGCGGAAATAATGGATCGCGTCTTCGCGCAGTATCGACCACAGCGGGTAGCGCACATCGGCGCAATGGCGGGTCCGCGCCCATCGATGCGCAATCCTGCGCTCTACGAAGAGGTCAATGTTCGCGGCACGCTGACCATCCTGGAAACGGCGGCGCGGTACGAGGTCGAGGGGTTGGTGCTGGCATCAACATCATCGGTGTACGGCATGTCGCCAACCCCATGGTCAGAGGAGTCGCCGACCGACCGACCCCTGTCGTACTACGCTGCCACGAAAAAAGCAGCTGAAGTGCTGGCATACACAGCGCACCGCCAGTACGGTATGCCAATACGCATTGTGCGCTTCTTCACCGTGTACGGTCCGCGCGGTCGGCCCGATATGACGCCACACTTATTCGTTGATGCAATGGTCGCCGGAAAATCGATAACCTTGTTCAATGGCGGCATGGGCGTCTACCGCGACTGGACCTATGTTGATGATATTGTGTCTGGTGTGGTCGCAGCGCTCGATGCCGGGTACGCCTTTGACATTTTCAATTTAGGGCACTCAAGCCCGGTGCAGTTGATCGATTTCGTCACTGCTCTGGAACGGGTGACCGGTTTGTGCGCCAGGATTGTGGCACAACCGCTGCCAGCCGCAGACCCGCCGATCACCTATGCCCGAATTGACAAGGCGACGCGGATGCTTGGATTTCAGCCGTGTACGCCGCTGGAAGAAGGGCTGGCACGCTTTTGGGAGTGGTACCGGAGCGAGCATGGCGCCTGA